The following proteins are encoded in a genomic region of Thiomonas sp. X19:
- a CDS encoding L-serine ammonia-lyase, with translation MAVSVFDLFKIGIGPSSSHTVGPMRAARLFATGLQQQGLLAATTSVECRLYGSLAATGKGHGSDKAVMLGLMGEEPDKVGVDAVSARIDTVRKAKRLTLLGVHGLAFDPQTDLLFQRGKPLPLHPNGMRFAAFDAAGALLAERTYYSVGGGFVLSDELAADGSRHAAIAPDTTILALPFHSGAELLALAAQHRCSIADIMRINERHWRHDSDIDAGLLRIWRVMQDCVARGCHTEGVLPGGFKVERRAPALYAALHGKAASSPIDPLRALDWVNLWALAVNEENAAGGRVVTAPTNGAAGIVPAVLHYYMRLTPEADAQGVVDFLLTAGAIGLLYKENASISGAEVGCQGEVGVACSMAAGALCAVLGGSVKQVENAAEVGMEHHLGLTCDPVGGLVQIPCIERNAMGAVQAINAARMALHGNGQHHVSLDKVIKTMRETGADMQTKYKETARGGLAVNIIEC, from the coding sequence ATGGCCGTTTCGGTGTTCGACCTGTTCAAGATCGGCATCGGTCCGTCGAGTTCCCATACCGTCGGGCCGATGCGCGCCGCGCGCCTGTTCGCCACCGGCTTGCAACAACAGGGCCTGCTCGCGGCCACCACCAGCGTGGAATGCCGCTTGTACGGCTCGCTGGCGGCCACGGGAAAAGGCCATGGCAGTGACAAGGCCGTGATGCTCGGACTGATGGGCGAGGAGCCCGACAAGGTGGGGGTCGATGCAGTTTCTGCACGGATCGACACCGTGCGCAAAGCCAAGCGCCTCACGCTGCTGGGGGTGCACGGCCTGGCCTTCGACCCGCAGACCGACTTGCTGTTCCAGCGCGGCAAGCCCCTGCCGCTGCACCCCAATGGCATGCGTTTCGCGGCTTTCGATGCGGCCGGCGCGCTGCTGGCCGAACGCACGTATTACTCGGTCGGTGGTGGCTTCGTGCTGAGCGACGAACTCGCCGCCGACGGCTCGCGTCACGCCGCCATCGCCCCCGACACCACCATCCTCGCCCTGCCCTTTCACAGCGGTGCCGAACTGCTCGCGCTGGCGGCGCAGCATCGCTGCAGCATCGCCGACATCATGCGCATCAACGAGCGCCACTGGCGCCACGACAGCGACATCGACGCCGGCCTGTTGCGCATCTGGCGCGTGATGCAGGACTGCGTCGCGCGCGGCTGCCACACCGAAGGCGTGCTGCCCGGCGGCTTCAAGGTCGAGCGTCGCGCCCCGGCGCTGTACGCCGCCTTGCATGGCAAGGCGGCCTCGAGCCCGATCGACCCGCTGCGCGCACTCGACTGGGTGAACCTGTGGGCGCTGGCGGTGAACGAGGAGAACGCCGCAGGCGGCCGCGTCGTCACCGCCCCCACCAATGGCGCTGCCGGCATCGTGCCCGCGGTGCTGCATTACTACATGCGCCTCACCCCCGAGGCCGACGCGCAAGGCGTGGTGGACTTCCTGCTCACGGCCGGCGCCATCGGCCTGCTGTACAAGGAGAACGCCTCCATCTCTGGTGCCGAAGTGGGTTGTCAGGGGGAGGTCGGCGTGGCTTGCAGCATGGCCGCCGGGGCCTTGTGCGCGGTGCTCGGCGGCAGCGTGAAGCAGGTGGAAAACGCCGCCGAGGTGGGCATGGAACATCATCTGGGGCTGACCTGCGACCCGGTCGGCGGCCTGGTGCAGATTCCCTGCATCGAGCGCAACGCCATGGGCGCGGTGCAGGCCATCAACGCCGCCCGCATGGCCTTGCACGGCAACGGCCAGCATCATGTCTCGCTCGACAAAGTCATCAAGACCATGCGCGAGACCGGCGCCGACATGCAGACCAAGTACAAGGAAACCGCCCGCGGAGGGCTGGCGGTGAACATCATCGAGTGTTGA
- the pagP gene encoding lipid IV(A) palmitoyltransferase PagP has product MRNIAETFNVYGARMRQVFLVSLLGSLILLPPTSQAGVMRWADRATQNLTNIYDNGTPDLFVTGYTWHDPATYTAAKRAQLNSHAWGLGWGKHIIDANGNDEMVYAMMFSDSHRNAEPVVGYAKQWLWDPVGALHFGAGYTAGITSRADIFKNIPFPIALPLVSVGYGRFTLYGTFLPKVTSTLNNGNVAFFFARYAFR; this is encoded by the coding sequence ATGCGCAACATTGCAGAAACATTCAATGTCTATGGTGCCCGGATGCGCCAAGTCTTCCTCGTCTCTCTGCTCGGCAGCCTGATTCTGCTGCCGCCCACAAGCCAGGCGGGTGTGATGCGTTGGGCCGATCGTGCCACGCAAAACCTCACCAACATCTACGACAACGGCACACCCGATCTGTTCGTCACCGGCTACACCTGGCACGACCCGGCCACCTACACCGCAGCCAAGCGCGCTCAACTCAACAGCCATGCCTGGGGCCTGGGTTGGGGCAAGCACATCATCGATGCGAACGGCAATGACGAGATGGTTTACGCCATGATGTTCTCCGACTCGCACCGCAACGCAGAACCCGTGGTCGGTTACGCGAAGCAGTGGTTGTGGGACCCCGTCGGCGCCTTGCATTTCGGTGCCGGCTACACCGCAGGCATCACCTCGCGCGCCGATATTTTCAAGAACATTCCATTCCCCATCGCCTTGCCGCTGGTCTCGGTGGGCTATGGCCGCTTTACCCTCTACGGGACTTTCCTGCCGAAAGTGACCAGCACTTTGAACAACGGCAATGTGGCGTTCTTTTTCGCGCGCTACGCCTTTCGCTGA
- a CDS encoding glycosyltransferase family 39 protein, with amino-acid sequence MFRRLPDWALDALVLLMAALCLFWGLGGPPIRDNNEALYADIAWAMARGGSWIIPHLDGVPYIEKPPLLYWLMALSFKAFGVGAWQARLPDALAAWLLSAGCIAYGRHLGAPLGGRFAALVSGTALGLVLIARTILFDPLMLLFWLSALALTVLGVHQRRRLWLRAAAVPLALATLTKGPEALLLLGLIAVLQLLFAPGAWTRAALLRFYLDPWAIALFVLLAAPWHLAALRAQPGFAWFFFINETIMRFLGRRIPDDYHAGPWWYYGPKLLIGFFQWSALLALLAWRSPWLPRPQGPSPAADATSRTAPHHATPAQASATARWARNAAVVLTVFFSMAGNKGAYYLLPVVPLVAWWLGVKLQLAADQGALPRVLPWLGWGAALFGLFAAALGGVSLTPGVHAYWRQIGLPQAQFALLPALIGGVALLGLLAGALLAAGRLHAGLLALGLAGVVMVGFATQLDIAKTADTSQKHVAAAIHAALPGGAAMFSWQTFEDHDASLLLYGFRPLRVIDSTSADLWFGCRHAPQAAICVGPQALEQARAQGRAVAVWVARSRLPSFLHTGLAQGLLRLNFRNSVVFYSQGASQKMPHASPTENSHAN; translated from the coding sequence ATGTTCCGCCGCCTGCCAGACTGGGCCCTTGATGCGCTGGTGCTGCTCATGGCCGCCCTGTGCCTGTTCTGGGGGTTGGGCGGGCCGCCGATTCGCGACAACAACGAAGCGCTGTACGCCGACATCGCCTGGGCCATGGCGCGCGGCGGCTCCTGGATCATCCCGCATCTGGACGGCGTGCCCTACATCGAGAAGCCCCCGCTGCTGTACTGGCTCATGGCCCTGAGCTTCAAGGCCTTCGGCGTCGGCGCCTGGCAAGCGCGCCTGCCCGACGCCCTGGCCGCCTGGCTGCTGAGCGCGGGCTGCATCGCCTACGGCCGCCATCTCGGCGCCCCACTGGGTGGGCGCTTCGCCGCCCTGGTCAGCGGCACCGCGCTGGGCCTCGTGCTGATCGCCCGCACCATCCTGTTCGACCCCCTCATGCTGCTGTTCTGGCTCAGCGCCCTGGCCCTGACGGTGCTGGGCGTGCACCAGCGCCGCCGCCTGTGGCTGCGCGCCGCCGCCGTGCCCCTGGCCCTGGCCACCCTCACCAAAGGCCCCGAGGCGCTGCTGCTGCTGGGGCTCATCGCCGTGCTGCAGCTGCTGTTCGCCCCCGGCGCCTGGACGCGCGCGGCGCTGCTGCGCTTTTATCTCGACCCCTGGGCCATCGCCCTGTTCGTGCTGCTGGCCGCCCCCTGGCATCTGGCCGCCCTGCGCGCGCAGCCCGGCTTCGCCTGGTTCTTCTTCATCAACGAGACCATCATGCGCTTTCTCGGCCGGCGCATCCCCGATGACTACCACGCCGGCCCCTGGTGGTATTACGGCCCCAAGCTGCTGATCGGGTTTTTCCAGTGGAGCGCGCTCCTGGCGCTGCTGGCCTGGCGCAGCCCATGGCTGCCACGCCCGCAGGGGCCGAGCCCGGCGGCCGATGCCACCTCCCGGACCGCCCCCCATCATGCCACCCCCGCGCAGGCCAGCGCCACAGCGCGCTGGGCGCGCAATGCCGCCGTGGTGCTCACCGTGTTCTTCTCCATGGCCGGCAACAAGGGGGCGTACTACCTGCTGCCGGTGGTGCCGCTGGTGGCCTGGTGGCTGGGGGTGAAGCTGCAACTGGCGGCGGACCAGGGGGCGCTGCCCCGTGTGCTGCCCTGGCTGGGCTGGGGTGCGGCGCTGTTCGGCCTGTTCGCCGCGGCGCTGGGGGGGGTGAGCCTGACGCCCGGGGTGCACGCCTATTGGCGGCAGATCGGCTTGCCGCAGGCGCAATTCGCGCTGCTGCCGGCGCTCATCGGCGGCGTGGCGCTGCTGGGGCTGCTGGCGGGCGCTCTCCTGGCGGCCGGGCGCTTGCACGCCGGGCTGCTGGCCTTGGGCCTGGCCGGGGTGGTGATGGTGGGCTTTGCCACCCAGCTGGACATCGCCAAGACCGCGGACACCTCGCAGAAGCATGTGGCCGCGGCCATCCACGCGGCGCTGCCGGGCGGGGCGGCGATGTTCTCCTGGCAGACCTTCGAGGACCATGATGCCTCGCTGCTGCTGTACGGCTTTCGTCCGCTGCGGGTGATCGACAGCACCAGCGCGGATCTGTGGTTCGGCTGCCGCCATGCGCCGCAGGCTGCGATCTGCGTGGGACCGCAGGCGCTGGAGCAGGCGCGCGCCCAGGGCCGGGCGGTGGCGGTGTGGGTGGCCCGCAGCCGACTCCCCAGCTTCTTGCACACCGGCCTGGCACAGGGCCTGCTGCGCTTGAACTTCCGCAACAGCGTGGTGTTCTACAGCCAGGGGGCAAGCCAGAAGATGCCGCATGCGAGCCCCACCGAGAATTCTCACGCCAACTGA
- a CDS encoding low specificity L-threonine aldolase — MTTSTTPRQQFASDNLAGICPEALQSLLDANASGHQPAYGDDIWTQKSTDMLRELFQTDCDVYYVFNGTAANSLALASMCQSYHSVICSPVAHIETDECGGPEFFSNGSKLLVGESDSAAALLGKLTPDAVEDLVTKRHDIHYPKPKVVSLTQATELGTVYSVAEVRAIAAIAKRRHLKLHMDGARFANAVAALDVHPSEITWRAGVDVLCFGGTKNGLPVGEAVVFFDRDLSADFAWRVKQAGQLASKMRFISAPWVGMLEHDTWLRNARHANAMAQRLYQAIHGLPGVRVLHPPQANAVFAQLPAASIARLHAAGWKFYEFIAGGGCRLMCAWDTQPETVDAFAADLAAACAQAA; from the coding sequence ATGACCACCTCCACCACCCCCCGCCAGCAATTCGCCAGCGACAACCTCGCCGGCATCTGTCCCGAAGCCCTGCAATCCCTGCTCGACGCCAACGCCAGCGGCCACCAGCCGGCCTATGGCGACGACATCTGGACGCAAAAGTCCACCGACATGCTGCGCGAGTTGTTCCAGACCGATTGCGACGTGTACTACGTGTTCAACGGCACCGCGGCCAATTCGCTGGCGCTGGCGTCGATGTGCCAGAGCTATCACAGCGTCATCTGCTCGCCGGTGGCGCATATCGAAACCGACGAATGCGGCGGCCCGGAGTTTTTCTCCAACGGCTCCAAATTGCTGGTTGGCGAAAGCGACAGCGCCGCCGCGCTCCTGGGCAAACTCACACCGGACGCGGTGGAAGATCTGGTGACCAAGCGCCACGACATCCACTACCCCAAGCCCAAGGTCGTCTCCCTCACCCAGGCCACCGAACTCGGCACGGTGTACTCGGTGGCGGAGGTGCGGGCGATTGCCGCCATCGCCAAGCGCCGGCACTTGAAGCTGCATATGGACGGCGCCCGCTTCGCCAACGCGGTGGCCGCGCTCGACGTGCATCCGTCCGAAATCACCTGGCGCGCCGGGGTTGACGTGCTGTGCTTCGGCGGTACCAAGAACGGCCTGCCGGTGGGCGAAGCGGTGGTGTTTTTCGACCGCGACCTGTCCGCCGATTTCGCCTGGCGCGTGAAGCAGGCCGGGCAGCTCGCCTCGAAAATGCGCTTCATCTCCGCGCCCTGGGTGGGCATGCTGGAGCACGACACCTGGCTGCGCAACGCGCGTCACGCCAACGCCATGGCGCAGCGCCTGTACCAGGCCATCCACGGCCTGCCGGGAGTGCGCGTGCTGCACCCGCCGCAAGCCAATGCGGTGTTCGCGCAGCTGCCCGCGGCCAGCATCGCGCGCTTGCATGCGGCCGGCTGGAAGTTCTATGAATTCATCGCCGGCGGCGGCTGCCGCTTGATGTGCGCCTGGGACACCCAGCCCGAAACCGTGGACGCCTTTGCCGCCGACCTGGCCGCCGCCTGCGCCCAGGCGGCATGA
- a CDS encoding Rrf2 family transcriptional regulator yields the protein MRLTQFSDYALRVLMYAAEHPERLVTITELADFHRISRSHLTKVVVHLAGSGYLQSVRGRGGGLRLAREAASIRIGEVLRGTEEDFRLVECFDRHTDACVLTPHCRLARGLHAALDAFFQSLDGLTLTDLTAGGGARIDTQTVALPTPTRRARRTVPAA from the coding sequence ATGCGCCTGACCCAGTTTTCCGATTACGCCTTGCGTGTGCTGATGTACGCGGCCGAGCATCCCGAGCGCCTCGTCACCATCACCGAGCTGGCCGACTTCCACCGCATTTCGCGCAGCCATCTCACCAAGGTGGTGGTGCATCTGGCGGGGAGTGGCTATTTGCAATCCGTGCGCGGCCGCGGCGGCGGTTTGCGCCTGGCGCGCGAGGCGGCGTCCATCCGCATCGGCGAGGTGCTGCGCGGCACCGAGGAAGACTTCCGCCTGGTGGAATGCTTCGACCGCCATACCGACGCCTGCGTGCTCACGCCGCATTGCCGGCTTGCCCGCGGTTTGCATGCGGCGCTCGATGCCTTTTTTCAGTCGCTCGATGGCCTGACCCTCACCGATCTGACAGCAGGGGGCGGTGCGCGAATCGACACGCAGACGGTCGCGCTTCCAACGCCGACGCGCAGGGCGCGGCGCACGGTGCCGGCCGCATAG